The following are encoded together in the Sandaracinaceae bacterium genome:
- a CDS encoding copper-binding protein gives MSLLTTPRALFALLIALSASACLSPESASGEVASAETQQANQYTTNGVVRGIDRDRLSITIQHEDVPGYMPAMTMPFSLRSASQVDGLDVNDAVRFTFAAEGGGRHAIVSITKR, from the coding sequence ATGTCCCTGCTCACCACGCCCCGCGCGCTGTTCGCGCTGCTCATCGCTCTCAGCGCCAGCGCCTGCCTCAGCCCCGAGTCCGCCAGCGGCGAGGTGGCCAGCGCCGAGACGCAGCAGGCCAACCAGTACACCACCAACGGCGTGGTGCGCGGCATCGACCGCGACCGGCTGAGCATCACCATCCAGCACGAGGACGTGCCGGGCTACATGCCCGCCATGACCATGCCCTTCAGCCTGCGCAGCGCGAGCCAGGTGGACGGCCTCGACGTGAACGACGCGGTGCGCTTCACCTTCGCGGCCGAGGGCGGCGGGCGGCACGCCATCGTGTCCATCACGAAGCGCTGA
- a CDS encoding radical SAM protein — protein MSDTLLIHEIYASIQGESTWAGLPCTFVRTSACNLRCRWCDTPQAFSGGERMSMEDVLAAALATGTPLVELTGGEPLLQKGVLPLMAALADAARTVLIETSGERDISAVDPRVHRIMDLKAPGSGEHERNRWANIPLLTKRDEVKFVLADRADYEWARGVIREHDLSARVASVLMSCVFNELAPRDLVAWVLEDALPVRVQLQMHKYIWAPDATGV, from the coding sequence ATGAGCGACACGCTGCTCATCCACGAGATCTACGCGTCCATCCAGGGCGAATCCACGTGGGCCGGGCTGCCCTGCACGTTCGTGCGCACGTCGGCCTGCAACCTGCGTTGCCGCTGGTGCGACACGCCGCAGGCCTTCTCGGGCGGCGAGCGCATGAGCATGGAAGACGTGCTCGCGGCCGCGCTAGCCACGGGCACGCCGCTGGTGGAGCTCACGGGCGGCGAGCCGCTGCTGCAGAAGGGCGTGCTGCCGCTCATGGCAGCGCTTGCCGATGCGGCGCGCACCGTGCTCATCGAGACCAGCGGGGAGCGCGACATCAGCGCTGTGGACCCGCGCGTGCACCGCATCATGGACTTGAAGGCCCCGGGCAGCGGCGAGCACGAGCGCAACCGCTGGGCCAACATCCCCCTGCTCACGAAGCGCGACGAGGTGAAGTTCGTGCTGGCCGACCGCGCCGACTACGAGTGGGCGCGGGGCGTCATTCGCGAGCACGACCTCAGCGCGCGCGTGGCCTCCGTGCTGATGAGCTGCGTGTTCAACGAGCTCGCCCCGCGCGACCTGGTGGCGTGGGTGCTGGAAGACGCGCTGCCCGTGCGCGTGCAGCTGCAGATGCACAAGTACATCTGGGCCCCCGACGCCACCGGCGTGTAG
- a CDS encoding sigma-70 family RNA polymerase sigma factor codes for MNTTLVIDADLIALHQPALLSYAVRRVREPELARDLVQETWAAAITAADRFEGRAAVRTWLTAILRRKIADHHRRRRPSVSFEEHHAPPSLPPQRERLDDLAALRVIDVELPALPRREREAVTLCDVEGVSRDDAADSMGVTRGALRVLLHRGRAKLKSALLEAERLAGTFTGEGLSGSYAL; via the coding sequence ATGAACACCACGCTCGTCATCGACGCCGACCTGATCGCCCTCCACCAGCCCGCGCTCTTGAGCTATGCGGTGCGCCGCGTGCGCGAGCCCGAGCTGGCGCGTGACCTGGTGCAAGAGACCTGGGCGGCGGCCATCACGGCGGCCGACCGCTTCGAGGGGCGCGCCGCGGTGCGCACCTGGCTGACGGCCATTCTGCGCAGGAAGATCGCGGACCATCACCGCCGTCGGCGCCCTTCGGTGAGCTTCGAGGAGCACCACGCGCCGCCCTCGCTGCCGCCCCAGCGCGAGCGCTTGGACGACCTGGCCGCCCTGCGCGTGATCGACGTGGAGCTGCCCGCCCTGCCTCGCCGTGAGCGCGAGGCCGTGACCCTCTGCGACGTGGAGGGCGTCTCCCGCGACGACGCCGCCGACAGCATGGGCGTGACCCGTGGTGCGCTGCGTGTGCTGCTGCACCGCGGCCGCGCCAAGCTGAAGAGCGCGCTCCTGGAGGCCGAGCGCCTGGCGGGCACGTTCACCGGCGAGGGCCTCTCGGGCTCCTACGCGCTCTGA
- a CDS encoding CehA/McbA family metallohydrolase — MPLLPQSPERYLRAPRLITNESGAGATLHVIAWESGKHGESGPPSGERVLRFQLDAAGEVLSEEAGPLLPGVMALAADHPEPCDDSAELLAAVAPSTGARVTVEHGQGISRVWLDLPGAERVLVFEAPCMVAAPAVLHGPEGHLVAFHHDLREDRLETDVAKWIALRLVRDDGQVLEPAAPMTDRDRDRADVEQSFEFPALAVGPRGAVALFGRGSHNFWRQDLDATGFHARVALSDGEWGSRGRWVTVAAVQGADGQRLLTAQRDRRGVLLQSLEPPLGEAPAWVPAEVRPRVTPASLVARAPESDPARAHGLQTFFGDIQQHSAHSDGVGSADEVYLRARYRYDDDFVALTDHESFLGKRTGPGEWAYLQDVADRFDEPGAFATLIAYEWTGKMYPGPGHKCVYLPRRGLPLVSRDDLPEGGDLVRAVRALGGIASPHHIGWTGCDEPGHDPEGQPVWEICSCHGCYEHADHPLGMRGEHVHQLADVMLKKGLRFGFTASSDSHGLLYHHGEARKRDPYRTGLTAVQAPELTRDAVFEALRTRRCYGTSGAKILLDMRVDGEPMGSTLQRTGAVQVSARAHGESSVARLELITRDGVVATAAGSDRDAVIEAEVSADYVYARVVQQDGEMAWASPVFIEG, encoded by the coding sequence ATGCCTCTGCTGCCGCAGTCCCCGGAGCGTTACCTGCGCGCACCCCGCCTGATCACCAACGAATCCGGGGCGGGGGCCACGCTGCACGTCATCGCCTGGGAGTCCGGGAAACATGGTGAGTCGGGGCCGCCCAGTGGGGAGCGAGTGCTTCGCTTCCAGCTGGATGCCGCTGGCGAGGTGCTGAGCGAAGAGGCGGGCCCGCTCCTGCCTGGCGTGATGGCGCTCGCCGCGGACCACCCGGAGCCGTGTGACGACTCGGCTGAGCTGCTGGCGGCCGTCGCGCCCAGCACAGGGGCGCGCGTCACGGTGGAGCATGGGCAGGGGATCAGCCGCGTGTGGCTGGACCTGCCCGGCGCGGAGCGCGTGCTGGTGTTCGAGGCACCGTGCATGGTGGCCGCGCCAGCCGTACTCCACGGGCCCGAGGGGCACTTGGTGGCGTTCCACCACGACCTGCGCGAGGACCGCCTCGAGACCGACGTGGCCAAGTGGATCGCGCTGCGGCTGGTGCGTGATGACGGCCAGGTGCTGGAGCCGGCGGCGCCCATGACCGACCGCGACCGCGACCGCGCCGACGTGGAGCAGAGCTTCGAGTTCCCCGCGCTGGCGGTTGGCCCGCGTGGCGCGGTGGCGCTCTTCGGGCGCGGCTCGCACAATTTCTGGCGTCAGGATCTCGATGCCACGGGCTTTCACGCCCGCGTGGCGCTGAGTGACGGCGAGTGGGGCTCGCGTGGGCGCTGGGTGACCGTCGCTGCGGTGCAGGGTGCGGACGGGCAGCGCTTGCTCACGGCCCAGCGCGACCGGCGCGGTGTGCTGCTGCAGTCCCTCGAGCCGCCGCTCGGCGAAGCGCCTGCGTGGGTGCCGGCCGAGGTCCGCCCGCGCGTGACCCCCGCCTCGTTGGTGGCCCGCGCCCCCGAATCCGACCCGGCGCGCGCTCACGGGCTGCAGACGTTCTTCGGCGACATCCAGCAGCACAGCGCGCACTCGGACGGTGTGGGCAGCGCCGACGAGGTCTACCTGCGCGCGCGCTACCGCTACGACGACGACTTCGTGGCGCTCACCGACCACGAGTCGTTCCTGGGCAAGCGCACGGGCCCCGGCGAGTGGGCCTACCTGCAGGACGTGGCCGACCGCTTCGACGAGCCGGGCGCGTTCGCCACGCTGATCGCCTACGAGTGGACCGGCAAGATGTACCCGGGGCCGGGCCACAAGTGCGTGTACCTGCCGCGCCGTGGGCTGCCGCTGGTGTCGCGCGACGACCTGCCCGAGGGCGGTGACCTGGTGCGCGCCGTGCGTGCGTTGGGCGGCATCGCGTCTCCGCACCACATCGGCTGGACCGGCTGCGACGAGCCCGGGCACGACCCCGAAGGGCAGCCCGTGTGGGAGATCTGCTCGTGCCACGGCTGCTACGAGCACGCGGACCACCCGCTCGGCATGCGCGGCGAGCACGTGCACCAGCTGGCCGACGTCATGCTGAAGAAGGGCCTGCGCTTCGGCTTCACCGCGTCGAGCGACAGCCACGGCCTGCTCTACCACCACGGCGAGGCACGCAAGCGTGACCCGTACCGCACGGGCCTGACCGCCGTGCAGGCGCCCGAGCTCACGCGCGATGCCGTGTTCGAGGCGCTGCGCACGCGCCGCTGCTACGGCACCAGCGGCGCCAAGATCCTGCTCGACATGCGCGTGGATGGCGAGCCCATGGGCAGCACGCTGCAGCGCACGGGCGCGGTGCAGGTGAGCGCGCGAGCCCACGGCGAGAGCAGCGTGGCGCGCCTCGAGCTGATCACCCGCGACGGCGTGGTGGCCACGGCAGCGGGCAGCGACCGCGACGCGGTGATCGAAGCCGAGGTGAGCGCGGACTACGTGTACGCCCGCGTGGTGCAGCAGGACGGCGAGATGGCCTGGGCCTCGCCCGTGTTCATCGAGGGGTGA
- a CDS encoding SGNH/GDSL hydrolase family protein has product MSLRPPSSLAPHAPPRHLAALVFLSLGIAGCGSNGLPDAQARGEAQPTPNTGAGSEQAEPATAVAELAEPEEEPASAPPLTPVQRNTLPLITPITDSMRANLRRIAARNADLRDDVFAKMGGSSIVSQAYLHCFAGPDVDLGPHGELSPTLDAFRAADVAGGNVFMRTSEAAGVGWSLRQGMTGRPSRVQREIRTLRPRFALAFFGGNDVQAMNPRVYARRLIALVENLTEQGVIPILGAIQPRRSREMEPWVQRYNSITASVAQAFDLPYVDFHQAMLPLPGLGLAADGVHPNVFRRGPRMLPCDLTDEGLSGGHNIRNLLTLQVLHQVRQALDGPTGAPDASAPPLPLGEGTVTSPEGIATLPFAARLSPSVATLDGYDGCEAAGAPGPERVYRVLVDTPMRIRASVVTPDDEVHVGIYHLGETVDAALCQGGGTPEGMFELAPGLHHFVVEVDPQSARDLHDAPVLFSLVDESE; this is encoded by the coding sequence ATGTCCCTTCGACCGCCCTCCTCTCTCGCGCCCCACGCGCCCCCACGCCACCTGGCGGCGCTCGTGTTCCTCTCGTTGGGGATCGCGGGCTGTGGCAGCAATGGCCTGCCCGACGCTCAGGCGCGCGGCGAAGCCCAGCCCACCCCGAACACGGGCGCCGGCAGCGAGCAGGCCGAGCCCGCCACGGCGGTCGCCGAGCTCGCGGAGCCGGAGGAGGAGCCAGCGAGCGCCCCGCCGCTCACGCCGGTGCAGCGCAACACGCTGCCGTTGATCACGCCCATCACCGACAGCATGCGCGCCAACCTGCGCCGCATCGCCGCGCGCAACGCCGACCTGCGCGACGACGTGTTCGCCAAGATGGGTGGCTCCAGCATCGTGAGCCAGGCCTACCTGCACTGCTTCGCCGGGCCCGACGTGGACCTCGGGCCGCATGGTGAGCTGTCCCCCACGCTGGACGCCTTTCGCGCCGCCGACGTGGCCGGCGGCAACGTCTTCATGCGCACCAGCGAGGCCGCGGGCGTGGGCTGGAGTCTGCGCCAGGGCATGACCGGGCGGCCGTCGCGCGTGCAGCGCGAGATCCGCACGCTGCGCCCACGCTTCGCGCTCGCTTTCTTCGGCGGCAACGACGTGCAGGCCATGAACCCGCGCGTCTATGCGCGCCGCCTGATCGCGCTGGTGGAGAACCTCACCGAGCAGGGGGTCATCCCCATCCTGGGCGCCATCCAGCCACGCCGCAGCCGCGAGATGGAGCCGTGGGTGCAGCGCTACAACAGCATCACCGCGTCGGTGGCGCAGGCGTTCGACCTGCCCTACGTGGACTTCCACCAGGCCATGCTGCCGCTGCCGGGTCTGGGCCTCGCCGCGGACGGCGTGCACCCCAACGTGTTCCGCCGAGGGCCACGGATGCTGCCATGCGACCTCACGGACGAGGGCCTCTCGGGCGGCCACAACATCCGCAACCTGCTCACGCTGCAGGTGCTGCACCAGGTGCGTCAGGCGCTGGACGGGCCCACCGGCGCGCCCGACGCGAGCGCCCCCCCTCTGCCCCTCGGCGAGGGCACCGTGACGTCTCCCGAGGGCATCGCGACCCTGCCCTTTGCCGCGCGCCTCTCGCCCAGCGTGGCCACGCTGGACGGCTACGACGGCTGCGAGGCCGCCGGGGCGCCGGGCCCCGAGCGTGTCTACCGCGTGCTGGTGGACACGCCCATGCGCATCCGTGCGTCGGTGGTCACGCCGGACGACGAGGTGCACGTGGGCATCTACCACCTGGGCGAAACGGTGGACGCGGCGCTCTGCCAAGGCGGCGGCACCCCGGAAGGCATGTTCGAGCTAGCACCCGGGCTGCACCACTTCGTGGTGGAGGTGGACCCGCAGTCGGCGCGTGACCTGCACGACGCACCGGTGCTGTTCTCGCTGGTGGACGAGAGCGAGTGA
- a CDS encoding NADH:flavin oxidoreductase/NADH oxidase family protein encodes MDPDTPFVHDDRVQDPLARPLKLACGATLPNRVAKAAMTEGLADPHDQPTERHTRLYQRWAEGGVGLSITGNVMVDRRFLERAGNVVLDQTSSLDAFRVWAKAGTANGAQLFMQLNHPGRQCTRSTSQEPLAPSAVGLHLLGLFARPRALRGHEIETLIRAWANAARLAKEAGFSGVQIHAAHGYLISQFLSPIVNLRDDEWGGPLKNRARFLLEVVRAVRREVGARFPIAVKLNSSDFQKGGFTAVESATVARWLADEGVDLLEISGGTYEALAFVNDGMRSYEGRAKSTKAREAFFLDYARTIRAAAPELPMMVTGGFRTAGFMRESLRDDEVDVIGIARPFCLEPDLARQLLSGTLDVLPTPERELRLGPGALGPDSENAKVRGLNNQAAVAYFYAQIIELAEGRGPRSTLSARRALVEHMRGELLRSQARAFQS; translated from the coding sequence ATGGATCCCGACACGCCCTTCGTGCACGATGATCGGGTGCAGGACCCACTCGCTCGTCCGTTGAAGCTCGCCTGTGGTGCCACGCTCCCCAACCGCGTGGCCAAGGCGGCCATGACGGAGGGCCTGGCCGACCCGCACGACCAGCCCACCGAGCGGCACACGCGCCTCTATCAGCGCTGGGCCGAGGGCGGCGTGGGGCTCTCCATCACCGGCAACGTCATGGTCGACCGGCGCTTCCTCGAGCGCGCGGGCAACGTGGTGCTGGACCAGACGTCGTCGCTCGACGCGTTTCGTGTGTGGGCCAAGGCCGGCACCGCGAACGGCGCGCAGCTCTTCATGCAGCTCAACCACCCGGGGCGGCAGTGCACGCGGTCCACATCGCAAGAGCCGTTGGCGCCCTCGGCGGTGGGCCTCCACCTGCTGGGCCTGTTCGCGCGCCCGCGCGCGCTGCGCGGGCACGAGATCGAGACGCTGATCCGCGCATGGGCCAACGCCGCCCGCTTGGCCAAGGAGGCCGGCTTCAGCGGCGTGCAGATCCACGCCGCCCACGGCTACCTCATCAGCCAGTTCCTCTCGCCCATCGTGAACCTGCGCGACGACGAGTGGGGCGGGCCGCTCAAGAACCGCGCGCGCTTCCTGCTCGAGGTGGTGCGGGCCGTGCGCCGCGAGGTGGGCGCGCGCTTCCCCATTGCCGTGAAGCTCAACTCGTCGGACTTCCAGAAGGGTGGCTTCACCGCCGTGGAGTCCGCCACGGTGGCGCGCTGGCTGGCCGACGAGGGCGTGGACCTCCTCGAGATCTCCGGTGGCACCTATGAAGCGCTCGCGTTCGTGAACGACGGCATGCGCAGCTACGAAGGCCGCGCCAAGTCCACGAAGGCGCGCGAGGCGTTCTTCCTGGACTACGCGCGCACCATCCGCGCGGCGGCGCCCGAGCTGCCCATGATGGTCACGGGCGGCTTCCGCACCGCGGGCTTCATGCGCGAGTCGTTGCGCGACGACGAGGTGGACGTCATCGGCATCGCGCGTCCGTTCTGCCTCGAGCCGGACCTCGCGCGCCAGCTGCTGTCGGGCACGCTGGACGTGCTTCCCACGCCCGAGCGCGAGCTGCGCCTGGGCCCCGGTGCGCTCGGCCCCGACAGCGAGAACGCCAAGGTGCGCGGCCTCAACAACCAGGCGGCGGTGGCGTACTTCTACGCGCAGATCATCGAGCTGGCAGAAGGGCGCGGCCCACGCAGCACGCTGTCGGCGCGCCGGGCGCTGGTGGAGCACATGCGCGGCGAGCTGCTGCGCTCCCAGGCGCGCGCGTTCCAGAGCTGA
- a CDS encoding energy transducer TonB encodes MTPPRSVAPAAPSIAGIVLSGRRGPPRRVTGFALVVGLAVHLGVGWASAMLPPPSSALVVAARPQLRVSMAREIPVPPPAPVEPLPPAPEPVLRQAASLPSREAAAEVAPPAEPMPPAEPAPAAPAEAAEVVQAAADPGAAEAPGFSVVTGAGEVYAGGVTASTGTSTSPVHSNNVDARRGVTDGTGAGAAAPNSQARPVGQPTRAWRCDWPAAASGLDVDVEFVNMRVAVEASGEITDVRVVRHSGYGFDVEARRCALRHSLPPARDARGTPVRTASHPIRLRFER; translated from the coding sequence ATGACGCCGCCACGCAGCGTTGCGCCTGCCGCGCCGAGCATCGCAGGCATCGTGCTCTCGGGGCGCAGGGGGCCACCGCGTCGCGTCACGGGCTTCGCGCTGGTCGTGGGGCTCGCGGTGCACCTGGGAGTGGGCTGGGCCAGCGCCATGCTCCCGCCGCCGAGCTCGGCGCTCGTGGTGGCGGCGCGCCCGCAGTTGCGCGTGTCGATGGCGCGCGAGATCCCAGTGCCACCGCCTGCCCCGGTCGAGCCGCTGCCCCCAGCGCCCGAGCCTGTGCTGCGGCAAGCCGCATCGTTGCCGAGCCGCGAGGCCGCAGCGGAAGTCGCACCGCCTGCCGAGCCCATGCCTCCTGCCGAGCCCGCGCCCGCCGCACCCGCAGAGGCCGCTGAGGTGGTGCAAGCCGCGGCGGATCCAGGCGCCGCCGAAGCGCCGGGCTTCTCGGTGGTCACCGGCGCAGGCGAGGTGTACGCGGGCGGGGTCACGGCCAGCACGGGCACCAGCACGAGCCCAGTTCACTCCAACAACGTCGACGCGCGCCGGGGGGTCACAGACGGAACCGGCGCCGGGGCCGCCGCGCCCAACTCGCAGGCTCGCCCGGTGGGGCAGCCCACCCGCGCCTGGCGCTGCGACTGGCCCGCCGCCGCGAGCGGCCTCGACGTGGACGTGGAGTTCGTGAACATGCGGGTGGCCGTGGAAGCCAGCGGCGAGATCACCGACGTGCGCGTCGTCCGGCACTCCGGCTACGGCTTCGACGTGGAGGCGCGCCGCTGCGCGCTGCGTCACAGCCTGCCGCCGGCGCGTGACGCACGGGGCACCCCGGTGCGCACCGCTTCGCACCCCATCCGGCTGCGCTTCGAGCGCTGA